In one window of Ferriphaselus amnicola DNA:
- the pheS gene encoding phenylalanine--tRNA ligase subunit alpha produces MQELQTILDDALAVFAATNDATMLEQAKARYLGKEGSLTALLKGLGKLSAEERPAAGARINVIKQQIEAALNARRDGIQQQALQLKLAAESLDVTLPGRGLAAGGLHPVTRTLERIETLFQSIGFDVADGPEIETDFYNFTALNIPENHPARAMHDTFYIDAKHVLRTHTSPIQVRYMQAHMEKFGADATMPDIRIIAPGRVYRVDSDATHSPMFHQVEGLWIGEQVSFANLKGVVQDFLQRYFERDDLTVRFRPSFFPFTEPSAEMDMSWGDGWLEIGGCGMVHPNVLKHVNIDSEKYLGFAFGLGVERLAMLRYGVNDLRQFYEGDLRFLKQFN; encoded by the coding sequence ATGCAAGAACTACAAACTATTCTCGACGACGCGCTTGCGGTATTCGCGGCGACGAACGATGCAACTATGCTGGAGCAGGCCAAGGCCCGCTATCTCGGTAAAGAAGGCAGCCTCACCGCTCTGCTAAAGGGCTTGGGTAAATTGTCTGCAGAAGAGCGTCCCGCTGCGGGCGCGCGCATCAATGTCATCAAACAGCAGATCGAAGCTGCGCTGAATGCGCGCCGTGACGGCATTCAGCAACAGGCGCTGCAACTCAAGCTGGCTGCCGAATCGCTGGATGTGACCCTGCCAGGACGCGGCCTTGCCGCTGGCGGTCTGCATCCGGTGACGCGCACGCTGGAACGCATCGAGACGCTGTTCCAATCCATCGGCTTCGACGTGGCTGACGGCCCCGAGATCGAGACTGACTTCTACAACTTCACTGCGCTGAACATCCCGGAGAACCACCCGGCACGCGCAATGCACGATACCTTCTATATCGACGCTAAGCACGTGCTTCGTACTCACACTTCGCCGATCCAGGTGCGCTACATGCAAGCGCATATGGAAAAGTTCGGCGCTGACGCGACGATGCCGGACATACGCATCATCGCGCCGGGGCGCGTGTATCGAGTGGATTCCGATGCAACGCACTCGCCGATGTTCCATCAGGTCGAGGGTCTGTGGATCGGCGAGCAGGTCAGTTTTGCCAACCTCAAGGGCGTTGTGCAGGATTTCCTGCAGCGCTACTTCGAGCGCGACGACCTTACTGTACGTTTTCGCCCGTCCTTCTTTCCGTTCACTGAGCCGTCCGCTGAGATGGATATGAGTTGGGGCGACGGCTGGCTGGAGATCGGTGGTTGCGGCATGGTGCATCCCAATGTGCTGAAGCACGTGAACATCGACAGCGAGAAGTACCTCGGCTTCGCCTTCGGGCTGGGTGTCGAGCGGCTGGCGATGCTGCGCTACGGCGTGAACGACCTACGCCAGTTCTACGAGGGAGACCTGCGCTTCCTCAAGCAATTCAACTGA
- the rplT gene encoding 50S ribosomal protein L20, with protein MARVKRGVTARARHKKVLDLAKGYRGRRKNVYRIAKEAVMKAGQYAYRDRRQRKRQFRTLWIARINAAAREQGMAYSVFMNGLKKAMIDIDRKVLSDLAIFDKAAFAQLVAQAKASLAA; from the coding sequence ATGGCAAGAGTTAAACGTGGTGTAACGGCGCGCGCGCGTCATAAGAAGGTTCTGGATCTGGCCAAGGGTTACCGTGGCCGTCGCAAGAACGTATATCGCATCGCCAAAGAAGCGGTGATGAAGGCGGGTCAATATGCTTATCGCGACCGTCGTCAGCGTAAGCGTCAGTTCCGCACTCTGTGGATCGCTCGTATCAATGCGGCTGCTCGTGAGCAGGGCATGGCATACAGCGTGTTCATGAATGGTCTGAAAAAGGCAATGATCGACATCGACCGCAAGGTTCTGTCCGATCTGGCGATCTTCGACAAGGCTGCGTTCGCGCAACTGGTCGCACAAGCCAAGGCCAGCCTCGCAGCGTAA
- the rpmI gene encoding 50S ribosomal protein L35, translating to MPKMKTKSGAKKRFIVRAGGSIKRSQAFKRHILTKKTTKNKRQLRGTTGVHATNTASVRAMMPYA from the coding sequence ATGCCTAAGATGAAGACCAAAAGCGGTGCGAAGAAGCGTTTTATCGTTCGCGCCGGTGGCAGCATCAAGCGCTCACAAGCGTTCAAGCGCCACATTCTTACCAAGAAGACCACCAAAAATAAGCGTCAGTTGCGCGGTACTACTGGGGTTCACGCAACCAACACGGCGTCCGTACGCGCCATGATGCCCTACGCATAA
- the infC gene encoding translation initiation factor IF-3, whose product MRLVGVEGEQLGIVSSAEALRIADEAELDLVEIAPMAEPPVCRIMDYGKFKYAESKKQHEAKLKQKQIQIKEIKFRPGTDEGDYQIKLRNLIKFLNEGDKTKITLRFRGREIAHQQIGMQLLERVKADLAEHGNVEQFPKMEGRQMIMVLAPKQKK is encoded by the coding sequence GTGCGTTTAGTGGGAGTAGAAGGCGAGCAACTTGGTATCGTGTCATCAGCAGAAGCCTTGCGTATCGCCGATGAAGCGGAATTAGATTTGGTAGAGATCGCGCCGATGGCCGAGCCGCCGGTGTGTCGCATCATGGATTACGGCAAATTCAAATATGCCGAGAGCAAGAAGCAGCACGAAGCCAAGCTCAAGCAGAAGCAGATTCAAATCAAGGAAATCAAGTTCCGTCCGGGTACGGATGAGGGTGATTACCAGATTAAGCTGCGTAATCTGATTAAATTCCTGAATGAAGGCGACAAAACTAAGATCACATTGCGTTTCCGTGGACGCGAGATTGCACACCAGCAGATCGGGATGCAGTTGCTGGAACGAGTCAAGGCGGATCTGGCAGAGCATGGCAACGTGGAGCAGTTCCCTAAGATGGAAGGTCGCCAGATGATTATGGTGCTGGCACCAAAGCAGAAGAAGTAA
- the thrS gene encoding threonine--tRNA ligase: MPVITLPDGSQRSFDQAITVAGVAASIGAGLARAALAGKVDGTLVDTSHLIESDVQLAIVTDKDADGLELIRHSTAHLLAYAVKELFPEAQVTIGPVIENGFYYDFSFARPFTPEDLAAIEKRMTEIAKLDLPITRRVLPRDEAVAYFKHIGEHYKAEIIASIPADQDVSLYAEGEFTDLCRGPHVPSTGKMKAFKLMKVAGAYWRGDSKNEMLQRIYGTAWAKKEDLDAYLHRLEEAEKRDHRRLAKQLDLFHMQDEAPGMVFWHPNGWTIWQEVEQYMRRKFVEYGYQEVRTPTMMDRALWEKSGHWENYRDNMFTTSSENRDYAVKPMNCPGHVQIFNSALHSYRDLPLRLAEFGSCHRNEPSGSLHGLMRVRGFTQDDAHIFCMEEQVEAEVADFIVMLQKVYADFGFSDVLVKLSTRPVKRVGSDETWDKAEAALAAALKQNNLEFDLQPGEGAFYGPKIEFTLKDSIGRLWQCGTIQLDFNLPVRLGAEFVAEDNTRKAPVMLHRAIVGSMERFIGILIEHYAGSFPLWLAPVQMVVMNISQAQEEYASKLTETLKASGMRVRSDLRNEKITYKIREHSLQRLPYQLIVGDKEVAAGLVAVRSRTGEDLGQMTVDALLQRLKQELTGSAV, from the coding sequence ATGCCAGTCATTACCCTGCCGGACGGTTCACAGCGTAGTTTCGATCAGGCGATCACCGTTGCCGGAGTTGCAGCCAGTATCGGCGCAGGTTTGGCTCGCGCAGCGCTGGCGGGCAAGGTGGATGGAACGCTGGTCGATACTTCGCACTTGATCGAGAGTGATGTGCAACTCGCCATCGTCACCGATAAGGATGCGGACGGGCTGGAGCTGATCCGTCACTCCACCGCGCACTTGTTGGCCTATGCGGTGAAGGAATTGTTCCCTGAGGCGCAAGTGACTATCGGTCCGGTGATCGAGAACGGCTTCTACTACGATTTCTCGTTTGCGCGCCCGTTCACCCCGGAAGATCTGGCTGCGATCGAAAAGCGCATGACTGAGATAGCCAAGCTCGACTTGCCGATCACGCGCCGCGTGTTGCCACGTGACGAAGCGGTAGCTTATTTCAAGCACATCGGCGAGCACTACAAGGCCGAGATCATTGCTTCGATCCCCGCAGATCAGGATGTTTCGCTGTATGCCGAAGGCGAGTTCACCGACCTGTGTCGCGGTCCCCACGTGCCGTCCACTGGCAAGATGAAGGCCTTTAAGCTGATGAAGGTGGCAGGAGCCTACTGGCGTGGAGACTCTAAGAACGAGATGCTGCAACGCATCTATGGAACGGCATGGGCGAAGAAGGAGGATCTCGACGCTTATCTACATAGGCTGGAAGAAGCGGAGAAGCGCGACCACCGTCGCCTAGCCAAGCAGCTCGACCTGTTCCACATGCAGGACGAAGCCCCGGGCATGGTGTTTTGGCACCCGAACGGCTGGACGATCTGGCAGGAAGTTGAGCAGTACATGCGCCGCAAGTTCGTCGAGTACGGCTATCAGGAAGTGCGCACGCCGACCATGATGGATCGCGCGCTGTGGGAGAAATCCGGCCACTGGGAAAACTACCGCGACAACATGTTCACCACCTCGTCGGAGAATCGCGACTACGCGGTGAAGCCGATGAATTGCCCTGGTCATGTACAAATCTTCAATAGTGCGTTGCACAGTTACCGTGACCTACCACTGCGTCTGGCGGAGTTTGGTTCCTGTCACCGCAACGAGCCTTCAGGCTCCTTGCACGGCCTGATGCGCGTGCGCGGTTTCACACAGGACGATGCGCATATCTTCTGTATGGAAGAGCAGGTCGAGGCGGAAGTTGCTGACTTCATTGTCATGTTGCAAAAGGTGTACGCCGATTTCGGTTTTAGCGATGTGCTGGTCAAGTTGTCCACTCGCCCCGTTAAGCGCGTGGGGTCGGATGAGACGTGGGATAAGGCTGAAGCGGCTTTGGCAGCGGCGCTTAAGCAGAACAATCTGGAGTTCGACTTGCAGCCGGGCGAAGGCGCGTTCTATGGCCCGAAGATTGAATTTACGTTGAAAGATAGCATTGGCCGTCTGTGGCAGTGTGGCACCATCCAGCTCGATTTCAATCTGCCGGTGCGCCTAGGGGCGGAATTCGTCGCAGAAGATAATACTCGCAAAGCCCCAGTGATGCTGCATCGTGCCATCGTTGGCTCAATGGAGCGTTTTATCGGTATTTTGATCGAGCACTACGCCGGTTCCTTCCCGCTGTGGTTGGCTCCAGTGCAGATGGTGGTGATGAATATTTCGCAGGCTCAAGAGGAATATGCGTCAAAACTGACCGAAACTCTGAAGGCATCGGGCATGCGTGTGCGATCAGATTTGCGTAATGAGAAGATTACCTATAAAATCCGAGAACATAGCTTACAGAGGCTGCCTTATCAGCTTATTGTGGGTGATAAGGAAGTGGCCGCTGGCCTTGTTGCCGTGCGATCCCGTACAGGTGAAGACCTGGGGCAGATGACTGTGGATGCGTTGTTACAGCGCTTGAAACAGGAGCTGACGGGAAGCGCGGTTTAA
- the ribD gene encoding bifunctional diaminohydroxyphosphoribosylaminopyrimidine deaminase/5-amino-6-(5-phosphoribosylamino)uracil reductase RibD, producing MASAADSHWMAHALRLAERGLNTTSPNPRVGCVLVKDGIVIGEGWHERAGELHAEPIALHAAGERARGATAYVTLEPCSHFGRTPPCADALIAAGVARVVIAMQDPNPLVSGRGVAKLRDSGIVVETGLMEASARELNLGFVSRMTRGMPWVRSKIAASLDGRTALANGVSQWITGPAARQDVQRLRARSCAVLTGIGTVLADDPQLNVRDSEVVRQPLRVVLDSHLQISSSSRILQGGPVLIYAAIPDSAKITLLEQLGAQVVVLPNPDEQVDLPAMLGDLARRGINEVLVEAGAKLNGGLLQAGLVDELLLYLAPQLLGDEARGMAALGNLMALDQRIELQWQDVRHVGSDLRLTARINRP from the coding sequence ATGGCTAGCGCTGCCGACAGCCATTGGATGGCGCATGCGTTGCGGTTGGCGGAGCGCGGCCTTAACACCACTAGCCCCAACCCTCGTGTTGGCTGCGTGTTGGTGAAGGATGGTATCGTCATCGGCGAAGGTTGGCACGAGCGTGCTGGCGAGTTGCATGCCGAACCTATCGCCTTACATGCAGCGGGTGAGCGCGCACGCGGTGCTACGGCATACGTCACTCTGGAGCCGTGCAGCCATTTCGGTCGCACGCCACCTTGCGCCGACGCGCTCATCGCGGCGGGTGTGGCTCGTGTGGTGATCGCTATGCAAGACCCTAATCCGTTAGTGTCTGGCAGGGGCGTTGCCAAGTTGCGCGACTCTGGAATTGTGGTTGAAACTGGACTAATGGAAGCGTCGGCGCGCGAACTCAATCTTGGCTTTGTTTCGCGTATGACGCGTGGCATGCCTTGGGTGCGCAGCAAGATCGCCGCCAGTCTGGATGGGCGTACCGCGCTCGCCAATGGTGTCAGCCAGTGGATCACCGGCCCAGCAGCGCGGCAGGACGTGCAACGTTTGCGCGCTCGTTCTTGCGCTGTGCTCACGGGAATCGGAACAGTGCTAGCCGATGATCCGCAGCTCAATGTGCGAGACTCGGAAGTTGTGCGTCAGCCACTGCGTGTGGTGTTGGACAGTCATCTGCAAATATCAAGCTCATCTCGCATCCTGCAAGGTGGTCCCGTGCTGATCTACGCCGCGATTCCTGACTCGGCCAAAATCACTCTACTCGAACAACTCGGCGCCCAGGTCGTGGTTTTGCCCAATCCCGATGAGCAGGTGGATTTGCCCGCCATGTTGGGCGATCTGGCGCGGCGCGGTATCAACGAGGTGTTGGTCGAGGCGGGGGCGAAGCTCAATGGAGGGTTGCTACAAGCTGGGCTGGTGGATGAGTTGCTGCTTTATTTGGCGCCTCAACTGTTGGGTGATGAGGCGCGTGGGATGGCTGCATTGGGTAATCTGATGGCGCTAGATCAGCGGATCGAGTTGCAATGGCAGGATGTGCGTCACGTAGGCAGTGATCTGCGCCTCACTGCGCGCATCAATCGTCCGTAG
- the nrdR gene encoding transcriptional regulator NrdR: MKCPFCKHSDTQVIDSRESEEGDSIRRRRRCLSCEKRFTTYETVELRMPQVVKQNGNRAEFDPDKLRKSFRLALHKRPVATEQVEAAIDQVTQQVFAQGEREIESSEIGGMVMEELRKLDKVAFIRFASVYEGFEDVGDFADAIKALSKSPRRNRPVAH, from the coding sequence ATGAAATGTCCCTTCTGCAAACACTCTGATACTCAGGTTATCGACTCCCGCGAGAGCGAGGAGGGCGATAGCATCCGCCGTCGTCGCCGCTGTTTGTCGTGTGAAAAGCGCTTTACCACTTATGAAACGGTGGAGTTGCGTATGCCGCAGGTGGTGAAGCAGAACGGCAATCGTGCCGAGTTCGACCCCGATAAGCTGCGTAAGAGTTTTCGTTTGGCGCTGCACAAACGCCCTGTGGCTACCGAGCAGGTAGAGGCTGCGATCGACCAAGTGACTCAGCAAGTGTTCGCACAGGGCGAGCGCGAGATCGAGTCGAGTGAGATCGGCGGGATGGTGATGGAGGAGTTGCGCAAGCTGGATAAGGTGGCCTTCATTCGTTTCGCCTCAGTCTATGAAGGCTTCGAAGATGTCGGTGATTTCGCAGACGCTATCAAAGCATTAAGTAAGTCGCCGCGCCGCAATCGTCCAGTTGCCCACTGA